Proteins encoded together in one Planctomyces sp. SH-PL14 window:
- the uvrB gene encoding excinuclease ABC subunit UvrB, which yields MPQFELNSEFAPAGDQPRAIESLVHNLRSGQRSQVLLGATGTGKTFTMANVIAQLQRPALVLAHNKTLAAQLYSEFKEFFPNNAVAYFVSYYDYYQPEAYIPQRDIYIEKDASINEEIDRLRLLATSALVSRRDTIVIASVSCIYGLGSPKDYIEMMIPLRVGESIDRDEMLRQLIDIQYERNDIDFSRGKFRVRGDVIEIWPAYEEFAYRVELWGDEIEKLSIVNPVSGENSKPQNDVYIYPAKHFVLPQNRIDDAVGEIEEELNQQLAKFQKEGKLLEAQRLSARARHDLELLREIGYCPGIENYSRALAKRRPGEPPATLYDFFPDDFLLFVDESHVTVPQVRAMYNGDQARKTTLVDHGFRLPMALDNRPLKFEEWNARRGQAVFVSATPADWELDQAEGQIVEQIIRPTGLVDPVVHIHPARGQVPHLIEQIRIRAARGERTLVTALTKRLSEDLVSYLKEEGIRCEWLHSELDAIERVEVLRELREAKFDAVIGVNLLREGLDLPEVSLVCILDADKEGFLRSATSLIQTIGRSARNVNAEVFLYADVITDSMQEAIDETNRRRQVQMAYNAEHGITPETIKKAIKRGIEEEIEARRIVQQAAGATDERQFVTQEYLAELESEMFTAAQNLEFERAAQLRDRVHQLKQQMARGGESIPVGDVDRPGFATSGTRERGERGRRGKGSGRGGGSKGRVPRPKKNM from the coding sequence ATCAGCCCAGGGCCATCGAATCCCTCGTCCATAACCTCCGCTCCGGACAACGCTCCCAGGTCCTCCTCGGCGCCACCGGCACCGGCAAGACGTTCACCATGGCGAACGTCATTGCCCAGCTCCAGCGGCCGGCACTGGTCCTGGCCCACAACAAGACCCTTGCCGCACAGCTCTACAGCGAATTCAAAGAGTTCTTCCCCAACAACGCCGTCGCCTACTTCGTCAGCTACTACGACTACTACCAGCCCGAAGCCTACATCCCCCAGCGGGACATCTACATCGAGAAGGACGCCTCGATCAACGAGGAGATCGACCGCCTTCGCCTCCTTGCGACGAGCGCCCTCGTCTCCCGCCGCGACACGATCGTCATCGCCAGCGTCTCCTGTATCTACGGCCTCGGTTCGCCGAAGGACTACATCGAGATGATGATCCCCCTCCGCGTGGGGGAATCGATCGACCGCGATGAGATGCTCCGCCAGCTGATCGACATCCAATACGAGCGGAACGACATCGACTTCAGCCGCGGCAAGTTCCGCGTCCGCGGCGACGTCATCGAGATCTGGCCCGCCTATGAGGAGTTTGCGTATCGCGTCGAACTCTGGGGAGACGAGATCGAAAAACTCTCGATCGTGAACCCCGTCAGCGGCGAGAATTCCAAGCCGCAGAACGACGTCTATATCTACCCGGCCAAGCACTTCGTTCTCCCCCAGAACCGGATCGACGACGCGGTCGGCGAGATCGAGGAGGAACTGAACCAGCAGCTCGCCAAGTTCCAGAAAGAAGGAAAACTCCTCGAAGCCCAGCGGCTTTCCGCCCGCGCGCGGCACGACCTGGAGCTCCTCCGCGAGATCGGCTACTGCCCCGGAATCGAAAACTACTCGAGGGCCCTGGCCAAACGCCGCCCTGGCGAGCCGCCGGCGACGCTGTACGACTTCTTTCCCGATGACTTCCTGCTGTTCGTGGACGAGTCGCACGTCACGGTCCCGCAGGTCCGGGCGATGTACAACGGCGACCAGGCCCGCAAGACGACGCTGGTCGACCATGGGTTCCGCCTCCCGATGGCGCTCGACAACCGTCCGCTCAAGTTCGAGGAGTGGAACGCCCGCCGCGGGCAGGCGGTCTTCGTCTCCGCCACGCCGGCCGACTGGGAACTGGATCAGGCGGAAGGCCAGATCGTCGAGCAGATCATCCGGCCGACCGGACTCGTCGATCCCGTGGTCCACATCCACCCCGCCCGCGGCCAGGTCCCCCACCTCATCGAACAGATCCGGATCCGCGCCGCCCGCGGCGAGCGGACGCTCGTCACCGCCCTGACGAAGCGGCTCTCGGAAGACCTCGTCAGCTATCTCAAAGAAGAAGGGATCCGCTGCGAGTGGCTGCACTCGGAGCTGGACGCAATCGAGCGCGTGGAAGTTCTCCGCGAGTTGCGGGAAGCGAAGTTCGACGCGGTGATCGGTGTGAACCTGCTCCGGGAAGGCCTCGACCTTCCCGAAGTGTCGCTCGTCTGCATCCTCGACGCCGACAAGGAAGGTTTTCTACGCAGCGCGACGAGCCTGATCCAGACGATCGGCCGCTCTGCCAGAAACGTGAACGCAGAGGTGTTCCTGTACGCGGACGTCATCACCGACAGCATGCAGGAGGCGATCGACGAAACGAACCGCCGCCGGCAGGTTCAGATGGCCTACAACGCCGAACACGGCATCACGCCGGAGACGATCAAGAAGGCGATCAAGCGCGGCATCGAAGAGGAGATCGAAGCCCGCCGGATCGTCCAGCAGGCGGCGGGGGCGACCGACGAGCGGCAGTTCGTCACGCAGGAGTACCTCGCCGAGCTCGAATCGGAGATGTTCACGGCGGCGCAGAACCTGGAGTTCGAACGGGCCGCGCAGCTCCGGGACCGCGTCCATCAGCTCAAGCAGCAGATGGCCAGGGGAGGCGAGTCGATTCCCGTGGGGGATGTCGATCGTCCCGGCTTCGCGACCTCCGGTACGCGGGAGCGCGGGGAGCGAGGCCGCCGCGGCAAAGGGAGTGGACGCGGCGGTGGAAGCAAGGGGCGTGTTCCCCGTCCCAAGAAGAACATGTGA